The DNA sequence TTCACACTTAGTCGACGTGAAATGCAAATttcaaacattgatatttctttggtCCAGAAATTTATTTAGTAAAGCACACATTTTGTGCTGTCGGGCGATCTGTATGGCTGTAAATGACCATACTTCGTACTCTGATCTCGCAGAATAGAAATTTTACTATTCCAATATGACCGATTTCACATAGAGGCGGCAAATCCGCTACAAAGTTGGGTAGCATAAGTAGTACACGCTAAATGATCACATGCTGAGGTTACAAGCAATGAATAGAGGTGCACCATAAATAAAGGTGGATTTTTCTAAATACTCTATATAACAATAAGGAATCCGAATTGACTATAGGTTTAATATTACCATAGGCTTACGCTCCAAATAAAATCTAGGTCATGCATACTGTAGGCTGTTGTACAGTGAGGAAATTACAGAAATaatcaaaacattttaaatataaaatacatcatttATTAACCAAGCAACATGGTAAGGAAAGAAAGCCGCAATGGTGCGATCGCCAATGCTAAGCCGGCCACACCTGGGTTAGCGCATGCAAAAACCACGCGGAGTTAAACCTGCTTCAGGAGTCACCTAATACAGATGCAAGTTTTTTGGGTGCGAGGTGTCTATTGCACTGTCAAATCGAAATGATGTGTACTATAAAAAGTAATGTAGACAAATACAGTAAGATTAAACAGATGAATGGAGCCTAACAGTGCGTATGAATAGGTCACGACAGTACGTGAGGGATGTCTGTAATCCATGCTGAGTGTCACAAACTACTACACACGGGGATTTTTAACCAAACAGCAATGACGAAAATCAAGTAACTGAGCTGAGTCCTAGGTCCATATTTACAATTATGGCTTAGGGACGAGACGGTATCTGTTATAACCGCAACATCTCATGATCATACAATGATAGAACTTCAAATTAATGCACTAGACGATAAAGTAATAAATGGCTATCATATCAGATACCCGTTGTGTGCTGGATCAAAGTATATATTCGTTATAAAGTGAGAGGTTTACATGTGGGATAGGTTACCTTTTGGATTTGGGGTAATGATATGGTACCTATAGGCTGTTCTACTATAAGCATAAAAACTGAGCAACAATTTCGTAATTCTAATATAGCTCTTGCCTTTAATACAACATATAATTTACACTCTAAACTGAGGCTTACAATAGAAAATCAGCAAGATAGGTATAGATATGCTGGAGTGTACAGTTTGCTCAGTGGAGTGTGCGGAGGCTTTTCTATTAGCGAGGCGGGGAGCACCATGTCACTACCGCAAACGTTGTAGGTAATCTGTCCAACCTGTAAGCGTCTTTTTGTATAACGAATCTGTACCTTGTATCCAGCACGCAACGGGTAGCTCATATGACAGTCATTTATCATTTGATTGTCTAGTGCATTGATTTGGAGCTTTATCGTTGTATTATCATCAGGGGCTACGGATGTAACAAATCCCGTCTCACCTCTTAGTCACAATACTAAAGACGGACTTCGGTCTCTGTTCAGTTACTTGATTTTCGTCATTGATATTTGCTTAAATTCCTCCGTTTATAGCAGTTTGTGACACACAGCATGGATTCTGGACATCCTTCACACGCTGTCATTACCTATTCACACACATACTGTTTCGACCCACTGATACCTTTAATTTTATTGTAGGTGTTATCATTACTTTTTATAGTGTATATCATTTCGATTTGACTCTGTAATAGACACCTCGCACCCAATAAGCTTGCATCTGTGTTAGATGGCTCTCGAAGAACGTTTAGTTCCGCGCGGATTTTGCGTACGCTAACGCTTTCCTTGGGTGATACTCTGCGGGACCCTTCCACGTCTGGCTGGCTTAGAAATCGCGGTTTTCTTTTTAAGTCATGTTGCTTGGTTAATTGAAGATATAgaatattattaaaatgttttgattATCACCAAAATTTACTCACTGCACAATAAGCAAATAGCATGTATGACCATAGATATTGTATGAGAGTAAGCCCATGGCAATTTTAAATCTGTAGTCAGCTGTAACGCCATACTATTATATCGGGCATTTCGAAAAATATACCTTCATTTTCAGTGCACAGCTATTTATTGCTTATAACCTCAAAATGTGAACATGCAGCGTCTACCACCTACGCCATCCAAAGGCGAGATCGGTAACTTTGTAGTGGATGTGCTTCTCTAAGTTACCACTCCGCTTGTAACGCAGTGTTGTGCAGCAAGCTTGGGGAAGTCATGTCCAACGCCGATATGCATGGATGGTACCAGAATGTTATCAGCTGTGTGTGTTTTTTCATAGAGATATGTATATGTGTGGTAGAGTGCTTTTTGAGCTTTGTCTTCGTGTAACGTAGCATGGCACTTTTATGACAAGGTCTATAAGGTACGTGAAGTTTTATATTTacgtgaaattttgtattttacatTATAGGTGTATTTAATTGTAGTCTCTCCGCCTCTTCTCGTGGTTTTCATGTTCTTCATTTAGAACAGATTATGGCACCATAAGACTGTCCAAACCGCCATCTCagaacaataaaaatttttaaactgcGATCACGGTGTATGAAGTGAGTTCTTCAGCTCTAGCTTCATTTAATTAGCAGACTCTCCAGAGTTGCAGACAAAGCTAAGGTACCCACATATCCTTGTTAAGTGTTAGCTCTGGTGACACGCTGAAGGCCCACCACTTATTTGTTTTTCAGGTGTTACACTACGTCTCACAACAATTATAAATGGATAATGCAATGCTTTGTAAGTCCGTCTCTATATCATACTGAGTATTACGGCCTGCAAACTGACGTAGATACAAAAAAGTCTGAGGAACTGGTAGTAATTTTCTTCATGATACCGCACAAAAACTATGGCTCAACCGGAAATTTTTAAATTGTCCATAAAGGCGacacaaagaaaaataatttttcggCTTGCTTAAAGAAAGAAAGGACGGAACAGATTTCCTGCGACTGTTACTGAAGGTTTTAATTATTGACTTAGTTTAGACCAAAAACTTCTTCATACTCGTACAAAATTGGAAGGATTAAGTCAGACAGTAGTGACTTATCTTTATTTACTATAGTTCCTTTGCAAccttcagtttaaaaaaattttttgggcTATTTGATCTGACCAGAGAAAAATATTGTACTCCGAACCAACTGTAAAATGACTTACAAATAATCACCTGTATCTTATATAAACATCAGTCAGGTGTTGTAACTCTTAAAATTGTTTGTTACAGAGTAACTAACGAAGTTGTGGATCAGTGATGAAATTTACTGAAGTCTGTCAACACAGAATTTCCCTTAAATAGGAAGGTAGCTTTAAAAGTATTTCTTGTCATCAGTTTCACTAACTGGCATACAAACGTTGAAAGTTCAGTTTGTTATCACTTGTAAAACATTATCAACCTTTACATATACAGTGGTAACTTATATCTTACTTCAACAAGAGCTGAATATGTTCATATTTGCACGCGCGTCCTTagaattttcattttaaatgtgtATAGCATTTCTTTGAATGTGAACATTGTTTTTGTACACATTGCTGAGCATTACAGGTAACTAAAGTGATGTACATTGACCACACCTATCGCCAGTGACTGACTGGCATTTCTACAATATCAGAGATGAGTAGCTACGAGCAGCAATCAAAATTGCGCCACACGTTTCGTGTACAAAAGAGTGACACATATATTTATTTCCAAATAATACCACGAAAGCTACAAAGAAATGTTTAGTTTTTACTGTGGAAAATCGTAAATGGAATAGTTTTATCCTGAATAATAAAATCTATCCTTTGCAAAATTTAGGAAATAGGCAGAAAACAACGAATCATCTGAATTCTTCTGGCAATATTTCCAGTGATACATGTACTAACATTTCACTGTGTTTGTGTCAGGAAAAGATAATGAGCAAATAGAGCCATTGTAGTAAGTCAAAATAGCTATGTTGTCTATACAGAGGTGAAAAAGCACTTTAAGCAAGATAGTTTATGACTTTAAAGGAAACATGGCAAACGGAATGGCAGATTTTCTGAACAGATTATTTTACTATCAATTTCACTGTTTCTTTTGTATGACTGCAATGGTAACACAAAATGAGTGAAGGAAGCGAACTATCTTGTATGGCATTCGTTTCAGTGAATAAAAGAGAATGCATGCGCCCAAAAATGTCCTGTCGATAACAATAATATTCGCAAAAGAAGAATTCAGTGATAACTCTTGGTGAAAAGGCCTGTGACCCGATATGGTACTGCGTTTGAGTACTGATACTGATATGGTGGTACGGTTCAGCAGATGTTGTCTAGAGCATCAGTACACAAAGGCAGCACAAACAGTTTTTGCAACGATCAGTATTGAAAAATAATTCTCATCGAGAGATTATTTTATCAGTCTGACCTTGCTGCTTGCTTCATGGTTATTTATTGGTCCGTAGCTGCTGAGAGTTTACAGAATCGATCTGTactgtaacacttaaatttacggTAACAGAACTAGTCGTTGTGTTCAAAAGAGCAGAAACTACTATCCGCGACCCGAATCGCGATTAACGTGTTTCGGTGATGTGATTGTAGTGTAAACTACTAAACTACGGCAAATAAATGCGACGGAACGCGCGTACGGAGTCGTAAAAAACCGAAAACGGAACTGTAGACGGCATACGGACGAGTTTAGCGAGAATAAGGACACTGCGAAATCTGTAACCATTTGAAAGAGGATAGTTGATCACCAGGACCCAGCCTCTGCCCAGGTTATTAGCTTCAGAAGTCTTTTTGCAACTACACGTGCGGAGTTGACATCTCTACGTCGAAGTGAAAGTACCACTGACACAGTGCAGTGATCTGTGCAACACAAGAGGAATCTAAGCGAAAGGAAGGTCAGAGAAGAGTAGCTAGGAGCGGTGAATGGTGGCGAGGTTATTTAAAGCGCAGCACGTGGGGGCAGGCGAGCCAGCGGCACATGGCGAGCAGCAGCGCTGTCCCCGCCACCAACGACGCCAGCGACCACACGAGCGCCAGGTGCGCCACAGCAAACGCGTACAGCGAGCGCGCGCACCACCGGTTCGGCTCGAACAGCGTCGGCTCGAACTCGGGCCACATGACGTGCAGCGTCCAGTAGTTGCCGAAGGCGAACCACAGCGCCAGGAAGAGCGCGAGCGCGGCGTGCGCCAGGCGCGACCCTGCCGACGACGCGACGCTGGCGACGCCGTGGCGCGCCTCGAGGCGCTCGTAGCGGCGCGAGCGCACCTGCCACCACAGCAGCCAGCCCGTGTACACCAGCCCCAGCACACCGCCCACCACCATGTACATCGGCAGGTGCGGCTCGCGCGGGCAGTCGCGCAGGTACTGCACACCTGCAACACAAAACCACTGCCTGTCTCACATCGGTCTTACAACAGTTTATTCGTGATACAATAAGAAAATGGTGTTCACTCGCCATCACTGATCCAGTATAAAAATCGAAAGCTGGCCATTTTCGACAGTCTCGGGTATCAGAGACGCGGAGGTTGTGGGTTAGACTCCTGCCTCAGTGTATATAATGGTTGCAAATGAGTTGTTACAATGTGCGCCCACTGCAGGGTGTGTGTGTAAGTATTTGAAACAATTATCAGGACGATATGTAGGTGTggggtgcatactgtaagaccttcggtacacacaccatcagattatttgacttgtcgctctaacgaagtaagcgagtgtcagcaatatgtctcgtggtcttatcgtggcgtgtttatcttctgccgttaggtcagacgatagaaatgccacttgcacgcttagagtagcagattgatggtgaccagctttaaacagaacttgattaattttcacacacatttattaaaataataaccaacataaacattacttaacttagttctggatgctatttacaactgacaatctgaagttcctttggtcttggtatgttaatcttattctctcatatctctgacacttgacaaagtgtctatacatttatctgcatggctatgtacaggaatatgataatcttattaggcacagactgaaacttgactatagactaatgcagactaatgcagactgtgagacctgagtttctcctggcgtatacaactttcaaataacttccgggaattcaggcaggtaacactttcagcgaccgccgatatttctgcgggagaacaccccgccattttcaaggcaaactgcaacggacaggcggcgtacatgcaaatttaacacctcggttctcggacagaagcaggaaagataacacacacacacacacacacacacacacacacacactgaacactagtgccaccaaagatgaccaaagtcagagctatcgatagtgagactatgaattcgcaggtgaggcagcattgactctgttcggctcagcgtgaaggggtacttcgtaccttggtacacagggcacatgtcgtttctgacgctgagactttgccagctgagctgtcccatcttgaagttacatttcgtcaaaatggttatagtgatagacagattgaacgtgcattgcgctatcgaccaactgtacatcgggtgattgatgataattctgagtcaacacctaagtctactgcctttttgccttacgtaggaaacacgtccaataagatcggtcgtattttacggaaatacgatgtgaaatgttttttccgacctccatcaaaaattagagcacttttgagttccgttaaggatgatcttggactgcgtaaggcgggtgtatatcgtattccttgtagctgcggcatggcatatattggtcaaaccatcaggaccgtggaggacagatgtactgagcataaacggcacacacgattacagcagccaaatagatctgctattgccgaacattgcttggatactggtcaccccatgttatataataacaccgagatattggcatgcacgtccagctattgggacagtgtcattagggaggcagttgagattaaattagcgagcaacctcgttaacagggatggaggtttctgtttaaactctgtttggaatccggctctctcccttgtcaaaaacagaggaacagagtcaatgctgcctcacctgcgaattcatagtctcactatcgatagctctgactttggtcatctttgctggcactagtgttcagtgtgtgttatctttcctgcttctgtccgaggaccgaggtattaaatttgcatgtacgccgcctgtccgttgcagtttgccttgaaaatggcggggtgttctgccgccgaaatatcggcggtcgctgaaagtgttacctggctgaattcccggaagttatttgaaataatgcagactgactaatcggaggtctgtacactcgttataatacctcgcgcgttcaggtatcactgcgcgagtgtatccgcgaggagaaaaggttctacgttagcagcaatctcattggttgcgttacatattaatacgcggatcggcggaagcagaatttggtccgtctctaagacagcgccatctcgtagtgcggagacggacgagcactgcgcctgcgctgttgtgcttagcggggcgcgctctagtgggaaagatgtgtacgcgctgactacgcagaactatgtacacaacagtaggcttattgatataccgggtgatcaaaagacGCCGAGGAAATACAGCACTAATTAAATGGCATCGTTTTTCTGCAACACAAAACAGTCGGACTGACGTTgatgatttgctatataatgggcaCGACATTTTTCAAacaccgggtgatcagaaagtcagtataaatttgaaaactgaataaatcacggaataatgtagatagagaggtacaaattgacacacatgcttggaatgacatggggttttattagaacaaaaaaaaaaaaaaaatacaaacgttaaaaaaatgtctgacagatggcgcttcatctgatcagaatagcaataattagcataacaaactaagacaaagcaaagatgatgttctttacaggaaatgctcgatatgtccaccatcattcctcaacaataggtgcagtcgaggaataatgttgtgaacaggactgtaaagcatgtccggagttatggtgagggcattggcgtcggatgttgtctttcagcatccctagagatattggtcgatcacgatacacttgcgacttcaggtaaccccaaagccagtaatcgcacggactgagatctggggacccgggaggccaagcatgacgaaagtggcggctgagcacacgatcatcaccaaacgacgtgcgcaagagatctttcacgcgtctagctatatggggtgttttttttcctaataaaaccccatgtcattccaaacacgtgtgtcaatttttacctctctatctacattattccgtggtttattagtttttcaaatttatactgactttttgatcacccggtatgtcctACAATGTTTTATAGGAGTGTGCAAGTAACGAAGAGGGTGCGTGATGCTTTCTGCCCAGAGAAAGATCCAATATATTTTGTAGTGTCCCCAGTGTACTCTTTGTTTCTATCCCGCACCATACATACCACCTGTTGCCTACTTTGGGCACTGGGAACAATGGGGTAACGGCCATGTTGGCCCATTGTGATAATGACTCTCTCTAC is a window from the Schistocerca americana isolate TAMUIC-IGC-003095 chromosome X, iqSchAmer2.1, whole genome shotgun sequence genome containing:
- the LOC124556211 gene encoding transmembrane protein 272-like, whose amino-acid sequence is MASFRFLYWISDGVQYLRDCPREPHLPMYMVVGGVLGLVYTGWLLWWQVRSRRYERLEARHGVASVASSAGSRLAHAALALFLALWFAFGNYWTLHVMWPEFEPTLFEPNRWCARSLYAFAVAHLALVWSLASLVAGTALLLAMCRWLACPHVLRFK